The nucleotide sequence GGCCACCAGCCCGAAGCCGCCGAGAGTGCGCAGCGGAAAGTAGAGCCCGCTCATGAAGTAGACCGGCTCGGCGAGCGCATTGGCCAGATGCCACGCCTCGCGTCCGAACAGCAGGAACAGCGACGACAGCGTCATGCCCAGCGCATAGAGGGCGACCATGCTGAGCACGAACACGAAGGCGAGCATCCACGGGTCGAATGCCGGCACGCGAGCGCCCAGAATGCCGAAGCCCACGATGAGTCCGACCACGGTGCGGATCGTGGTGGTGAGCACCCCACCGACCGCCATTCCGGTCAGGATCGCCATGCGCGACACCGGCGCCACGAAGTAGAGCTGCAGCTGGCCCTGCTGCTTCTCCCAGTAGAGCTGCGTGCCCATGCCCCAGAGCACGTTCAGCCAGTAGGCTGAGAGAATTCCGCCCAGCACCGCCAGCGTTTCGTAGGCGGCCGGCGCGCCGAGCGCTCGATAGAGCAGCACGA is from Candidatus Eisenbacteria bacterium and encodes:
- a CDS encoding ABC transporter permease: MKAPSDSHAAGADPFARPHVHPAVAFYRAARARLYVRMVGSFREPTWIIGDSLFPAFGMAAFVLLYRALGAPAAYETLAVLGGILSAYWLNVLWGMGTQLYWEKQQGQLQLYFVAPVSRMAILTGMAVGGVLTTTIRTVVGLIVGFGILGARVPAFDPWMLAFVFVLSMVALYALGMTLSSLFLLFGREAWHLANALAEPVYFMSGLYFPLRTLGGFGLVAACVVPLGFGVDALRQVLLGEAARGLLPLDTEIVILAVLSVGFLILARFSLAQLERISKNEGRLTQRWQ